The following are encoded together in the Thermomonas brevis genome:
- the creC gene encoding two-component system sensor histidine kinase CreC yields MKIALRVLLGYFLIVALAALLLGNVFVQQVKPGVRQAMEDTLADTANVLAELATDDLLAGRIADGRFAARVRAMARRDLDARIWGEAKRHASYRIEVTDAHGIVVFDSAGKEVGRDSSRWNDVHRTLRGQYGARSTRDDPDDETSTVMYVAAPIFAADGKIAGVLTVSKPNRSIQPFIERSQNTILRWGWVLLGSALLVGVLAAWWLSRQLAALRRYADAVARGERASLPDAAGEFADLGRALESMRRQLEGKRYVERYVHALTHELKSPLAAIRGAAELLEGPLPEADRARFVASIDAQSRRMAGMVDRMLELAALEHRQRIDAPEPVAPDALAQEALDDALPRALAHRVELQLHADIGLPPLHGDPFLLRQLLGNLIDNAIDFSPPGGAVELRIGRVGDQLRIEVTDRGPGVPAFALERAFERFYSLPRPNGGARSSGLGLNFVAEIAKLHGGDVSLGNRDGGGAVATVMLPLA; encoded by the coding sequence GTGAAGATCGCGCTGCGCGTGCTGCTGGGCTATTTCCTGATCGTGGCGCTGGCTGCGCTGCTGCTGGGCAACGTGTTCGTGCAGCAGGTGAAGCCCGGCGTGCGGCAGGCGATGGAGGACACGCTGGCCGACACCGCCAACGTGCTGGCGGAACTGGCGACCGACGATCTGCTGGCCGGGCGCATCGCCGACGGCCGGTTCGCGGCGCGCGTCCGCGCGATGGCGCGGCGCGACCTGGATGCGCGCATCTGGGGCGAAGCCAAGCGCCATGCCAGCTACCGCATCGAGGTGACGGATGCGCATGGCATCGTCGTGTTCGATTCGGCGGGCAAGGAGGTGGGGCGCGACAGCTCGCGCTGGAACGACGTGCACCGCACGCTGCGCGGGCAGTACGGCGCGCGCTCCACTCGCGACGATCCGGACGACGAAACCAGCACGGTGATGTACGTGGCCGCGCCGATCTTCGCTGCGGACGGGAAGATCGCCGGCGTGCTCACGGTGTCGAAGCCGAACCGCAGCATCCAGCCCTTCATCGAGCGCAGCCAGAACACCATCCTGCGCTGGGGCTGGGTGCTGCTGGGCAGCGCGCTGCTGGTGGGCGTCCTGGCGGCGTGGTGGCTGTCGCGCCAGCTGGCCGCATTGCGCCGCTACGCCGATGCGGTGGCGCGGGGCGAACGCGCCTCGCTGCCCGACGCCGCCGGCGAGTTCGCCGACCTCGGCCGCGCGCTGGAAAGCATGCGCCGGCAACTGGAAGGCAAGCGGTATGTCGAACGCTACGTGCATGCGTTGACCCACGAGCTGAAAAGTCCGCTGGCGGCGATCCGCGGCGCGGCGGAGCTGCTGGAAGGGCCGCTGCCGGAGGCCGACCGCGCCCGCTTCGTCGCCAGCATCGACGCGCAGAGCCGGCGCATGGCCGGGATGGTGGACCGGATGCTGGAATTGGCGGCGCTGGAGCATCGCCAGCGCATCGACGCGCCGGAGCCGGTGGCGCCGGACGCGCTGGCGCAGGAGGCGCTCGACGATGCGTTGCCGAGGGCGTTGGCGCACCGGGTGGAGTTGCAGTTGCACGCCGACATCGGCCTGCCGCCGCTGCACGGCGATCCGTTCCTGCTGCGCCAGCTGCTGGGCAACCTGATCGACAACGCCATCGATTTCTCGCCGCCCGGCGGCGCGGTCGAGCTGCGCATCGGCCGCGTCGGCGACCAGCTGCGCATCGAGGTGACGGATCGCGGGCCGGGTGTGCCGGCGTTCGCGCTGGAGCGCGCGTTCGAGCGCTTCTACTCGCTGCCGCGCCCGAACGGCGGCGCGCGCAGCAGCGGGCTGGGCCTGAACTTCGTCGCCGAGATCGCCAAGCTGCACGGCGGCGACGTGAGCCTGGGCAACCGCGACGGCGGGGGGGCGGTGGCGACCGTCATGCTTCCGCTCGCGTAG
- the ppx gene encoding exopolyphosphatase: protein MKTLPSRAVGPLRDGDLLAALDLGSNSFHIVVAQRVLGQLRVVDRLRETVRMAEGLNALGGLSPEVCERALACLSRFGQRIADIPPRQVRAVATNTVRQLRSPEAFLGPAEAALGHAIDVISGREEARLVYLGVAHEQPPQDDQKRLVIDIGGGSTECIIGRGFTPLERESLQVGCVASTRRFFEGGKLTRKRWNAALTEVALQFQQFAAPYRSLGWDEAIGTSGTHKAIGNICASMKLTKGAITREALAVVRDRILQAGRIEDIDLPGLSDDRRPVIAGGVLVLEAAFDALDLSRLQVSKAALREGVLYDLLGRGGADDPRDVSVAALMQRYGVDAAQAARVEATALALFDQVAKAWSLGAEDRAVLSRAAHLHEIGLAIAHSGYHTHGAYVLQHSDIAGFSQQGQRFLAALVRAHRRSVPKSAFEMIPDRLLANARHLAALLRLAVLLHRSRGNETPAGLQLQAEGEKLVLRMDKRWLQARPLLRADLESEPEDMLGLGINLKLALD from the coding sequence ATGAAGACGCTGCCTTCCCGCGCCGTCGGGCCACTGCGCGACGGCGACCTGCTGGCCGCGCTGGACCTCGGTTCCAACAGCTTCCACATCGTGGTGGCGCAGCGCGTGCTGGGCCAGCTGCGGGTGGTCGACCGCCTGCGCGAAACCGTGCGCATGGCCGAGGGCCTGAACGCGCTGGGGGGGCTGTCGCCGGAGGTGTGCGAACGCGCGCTGGCCTGCCTGTCGCGGTTCGGCCAGCGCATCGCCGACATCCCGCCGCGGCAGGTGCGCGCCGTCGCCACCAACACCGTGCGTCAACTGCGTTCGCCGGAGGCGTTCCTGGGCCCGGCCGAAGCCGCGCTGGGGCATGCCATCGACGTGATCTCCGGGCGCGAGGAAGCGCGTCTAGTCTACCTCGGCGTGGCCCACGAGCAGCCGCCGCAGGATGACCAGAAGCGGCTGGTGATCGACATCGGCGGCGGCTCCACCGAATGCATCATCGGCCGCGGCTTCACCCCGCTGGAGCGCGAAAGCCTGCAGGTGGGCTGCGTCGCCAGCACGCGCCGGTTCTTCGAGGGCGGCAAGCTCACCCGCAAGCGCTGGAACGCCGCGCTGACCGAAGTGGCGCTGCAGTTCCAGCAGTTCGCCGCGCCCTACCGCAGCCTGGGCTGGGACGAGGCGATCGGCACCTCCGGCACGCACAAGGCGATCGGCAACATCTGCGCGTCGATGAAGCTGACCAAGGGCGCGATCACCCGCGAGGCGCTGGCCGTCGTGCGCGACCGCATCCTGCAGGCCGGCCGGATCGAAGACATCGACCTGCCCGGCCTGTCCGACGACCGCCGGCCGGTGATCGCCGGCGGCGTGCTGGTGCTGGAGGCGGCGTTCGACGCGCTGGACCTGTCGCGCCTGCAGGTCAGCAAGGCGGCGCTGCGCGAAGGCGTGCTGTACGACCTGCTGGGCCGCGGCGGCGCCGACGATCCGCGCGACGTCTCGGTGGCCGCGCTGATGCAGCGCTACGGCGTGGATGCGGCGCAGGCCGCGCGGGTGGAAGCCACCGCGCTGGCGCTGTTCGACCAGGTCGCGAAGGCGTGGTCGCTGGGCGCCGAAGACCGCGCGGTGCTGTCGCGCGCGGCGCACCTGCACGAAATCGGCCTCGCCATCGCCCACAGCGGTTACCACACGCACGGCGCCTACGTGCTGCAGCATTCCGACATCGCCGGCTTCTCGCAGCAGGGCCAGCGCTTCCTGGCCGCGCTGGTGCGCGCGCACCGGCGCAGCGTGCCGAAGTCGGCGTTCGAGATGATCCCCGACCGGCTGCTGGCCAACGCCCGCCACCTCGCCGCGCTGCTGCGGCTGGCGGTGCTGCTGCACCGCTCGCGCGGCAACGAGACGCCGGCCGGGCTGCAGCTCCAGGCCGAAGGCGAGAAGCTGGTCCTGCGCATGGACAAGCGCTGGCTGCAGGCCCGCCCGCTGCTGCGCGCCGACCTGGAAAGCGAGCCCGAGGACATGCTGGGGCTGGGCATCAACCTGAAGCTCGCGCTCGACTGA
- the phoB gene encoding phosphate regulon transcriptional regulator PhoB, whose amino-acid sequence MQKHILIVEDEPAIRDMLAYALRKGDYAPLLAGDAREAQERIAERVPDLILLDWMLPGTSGLELARRWRREALTRDIPIIMLTARGEENDRVGGLEAGVDDYVVKPFSARELLARIRAVLRRSRDDDDDGSVQVGALRIDGAAHRVFADLDGASHPIQMGPTEYRLLHFFMTHAERVYTRTQLLDHVWGGSVYVEERTVDVHIRRLRKTLEPHRLEAMVQTVRGAGYRFSAAV is encoded by the coding sequence ATGCAAAAGCACATCCTGATCGTCGAAGACGAGCCCGCGATCCGCGACATGCTGGCCTACGCGCTGCGCAAAGGCGACTACGCGCCGCTGCTGGCCGGCGACGCGCGCGAGGCGCAGGAACGGATCGCCGAGCGCGTGCCCGACCTGATCCTGCTGGACTGGATGCTGCCCGGCACCAGCGGCCTCGAACTGGCGCGGCGCTGGCGGCGCGAGGCGCTGACCCGCGACATCCCGATCATCATGCTGACCGCGCGCGGCGAGGAGAACGACCGCGTCGGCGGGCTGGAAGCCGGCGTCGACGACTACGTGGTCAAGCCGTTCTCCGCGCGCGAGCTGCTGGCGCGCATCCGCGCGGTGCTGCGGCGCTCGCGCGACGACGACGACGACGGCAGCGTGCAGGTCGGCGCGCTGCGCATCGACGGCGCGGCGCACCGGGTGTTCGCCGATCTCGACGGCGCTTCGCACCCGATCCAGATGGGCCCGACCGAATACCGCCTGCTGCATTTCTTCATGACCCACGCCGAGCGCGTGTACACCCGCACCCAGCTGCTCGACCACGTCTGGGGCGGCAGCGTGTACGTGGAGGAGCGCACCGTCGACGTGCACATCCGTCGCCTGCGCAAGACGCTGGAGCCGCATCGGCTGGAAGCGATGGTGCAGACGGTGCGCGGCGCGGGCTACCGGTTCTCGGCGGCGGTGTGA
- a CDS encoding M20/M25/M40 family metallo-hydrolase: MLTTALLAAGLVGAQGVAAQEKVDLDMTAQIRQEAFQRSQVMATLNHLTDVIGPRLTNSPSMAEANRWTRSKFTEWGLSNVHDEAVEDLGRGWAFTDASVEMLSPRAMPLHALPKAWTPGTTGAVEGEAVFAKIESKADLEKWKGKLKGKIVFTDELRPYKPNEKSDFSRHDHDSLEELLSYPLPKEREVDPAMMARFRARMELAPLLNQFLIDEGVVATVSISSWNDGIVRVMGGGSRKAGESVGVPSLVMMAEHYNTVMRALDRKEPVKLRLNVAARFLDEANQPGYNTIAEIPGTGPQKNEVVMLGAHMDSWHTGSGANDNGAGVAVMMEAMRILKTVGAKPNRTIRVALWTGEEQGLIGSQDYVGKHFGKFEEPKDPEQKALPAFFRQSKGKLIRGQDYGKVSAYFNLDNGSGKIRGVYAQENLAVAPIFEEWLKPWHDVGATIVTQRNTGSTDHVSFDAIGIPGFQFVQDQLDYFSHVHHTDLDVQDHAVADDLKQASAIVASFVYNTAMRPAKLPRKPFVEAK; this comes from the coding sequence ATGTTGACGACCGCCTTGCTGGCGGCCGGGCTGGTGGGTGCGCAGGGTGTGGCCGCGCAGGAGAAGGTTGATCTGGACATGACCGCGCAGATCCGCCAAGAGGCGTTCCAGCGCTCGCAGGTGATGGCGACGCTGAACCACCTGACCGACGTGATCGGCCCGCGCCTGACCAATTCGCCGTCGATGGCGGAGGCCAACCGCTGGACCCGCTCGAAGTTCACCGAGTGGGGCCTGTCCAACGTCCACGACGAGGCGGTGGAAGACCTCGGCCGCGGCTGGGCGTTCACCGACGCCAGCGTCGAGATGCTCAGCCCGCGCGCGATGCCGCTGCACGCGCTGCCCAAGGCGTGGACGCCGGGCACCACCGGCGCGGTGGAAGGCGAGGCGGTCTTCGCCAAGATCGAATCCAAGGCCGACCTGGAGAAGTGGAAGGGCAAGCTGAAGGGCAAGATCGTCTTCACCGACGAGCTGCGCCCGTACAAGCCGAACGAGAAGTCGGACTTCAGCCGCCACGACCACGACAGCCTGGAAGAACTGCTGTCCTACCCGCTGCCGAAGGAGCGCGAGGTCGATCCGGCGATGATGGCGCGCTTCCGCGCGCGCATGGAGCTGGCGCCGCTGCTCAACCAGTTCCTGATCGACGAGGGCGTGGTCGCCACCGTGTCGATCAGCAGCTGGAACGACGGCATCGTCCGGGTCATGGGCGGCGGCTCGCGCAAGGCCGGCGAATCGGTGGGCGTGCCCTCGCTGGTGATGATGGCCGAGCACTACAACACGGTGATGCGCGCGCTGGATCGCAAGGAGCCGGTGAAGCTGCGCCTCAACGTCGCCGCGCGCTTCCTCGACGAGGCCAACCAGCCCGGCTACAACACCATCGCCGAGATTCCCGGCACCGGCCCGCAGAAGAACGAAGTGGTGATGCTGGGCGCGCACATGGACTCCTGGCACACCGGCTCCGGCGCCAACGATAACGGCGCGGGCGTGGCGGTGATGATGGAGGCGATGCGCATCCTCAAGACCGTGGGCGCCAAGCCCAACCGCACCATCCGCGTGGCGCTGTGGACCGGCGAGGAGCAGGGCCTGATCGGCTCGCAGGACTATGTCGGCAAGCACTTCGGCAAGTTCGAGGAACCGAAGGATCCGGAGCAGAAGGCGCTGCCGGCGTTCTTCCGCCAGAGCAAGGGCAAGCTGATCCGCGGGCAGGACTACGGCAAGGTCTCGGCCTACTTCAACCTCGACAACGGCAGCGGCAAGATCCGAGGCGTCTACGCGCAGGAGAACCTCGCCGTCGCGCCGATCTTCGAGGAATGGCTGAAGCCGTGGCACGACGTCGGCGCCACCATCGTCACCCAGCGCAACACCGGCAGCACCGACCACGTCAGCTTCGACGCGATCGGCATCCCCGGCTTCCAGTTCGTGCAGGACCAGCTGGACTACTTCAGCCATGTCCACCACACCGACCTGGACGTGCAGGACCACGCGGTGGCGGACGACCTGAAGCAGGCCTCGGCGATCGTCGCCTCGTTCGTCTACAACACTGCGATGCGTCCGGCGAAGCTGCCGCGCAAGCCGTTCGTGGAAGCGAAGTAA
- the ppk1 gene encoding polyphosphate kinase 1, with the protein MNAEPSPAPHAMSLHDPSLYANRELSQLDFNFRVLAQAQDPSVPLLERLRYLCISCTNLDEFFEIRGGAVRHAVELNLPAGMDGLEPAALLERIHERAAELVDAQYRCFDKELRPALADQGIRLLQREQWTPEQTEWLRAHFRDEIMPVLSPLGLDPAHPFPKILNKSLNVVVQLEGRDAFGREGHLAIVRAPRSLPRIIRLPDADGDGDAFHDFVFLSTVLSAFVHELFPGMQVNGAHQFRVTRNSELIVDEDDMDNLALALRDELLGRGYLRAVRLEIDERCPQAVVDTLLANFDLSESAVYKINGPVNLNRVVQVYDMVQRPDLKFRPFQPRLPRDMDAMFDLIRQGDVLLHHPFDGFAPVLELIRQAAEDPDVLAIKQTLYRTGKDSPIVEHLIQAARNGKDVTVVVELRARFDEEANLRLADRLQDAGVQVVYGVVGYKTHAKMLLIVRREGSALRRYVHLGTGNYHSGTARVYTDFGLMTADPGIGNDVHLIFQQLSGLAAPLTLAHLLQSPFTLQRGVLERIGREAAHARAGRPARLIAKMNALNEPEVVRALYEASQAGVEIDLIVRGACALRPGISGVSDSIRVRSVVGRFLEHHRVWWFGNDGEPELFCSSADWLERNLLRRVETAFPILDPQVADRVRREGLLNYLADNQNAWQLRADGRYEKCAPGKGEPAFSAQLAMLDALDG; encoded by the coding sequence ATGAACGCCGAACCCAGCCCCGCTCCGCACGCCATGTCCCTGCACGATCCGTCGCTGTACGCCAACCGCGAACTGTCGCAGCTCGACTTCAACTTCCGCGTGCTGGCGCAGGCGCAGGACCCGTCGGTGCCGCTGCTGGAGCGGCTGCGCTACCTGTGCATCTCCTGCACCAACCTCGACGAGTTCTTCGAGATCCGCGGCGGCGCGGTGCGCCATGCGGTGGAGCTGAACCTGCCGGCCGGCATGGACGGCCTGGAACCGGCCGCGCTGCTGGAGCGCATCCACGAGCGCGCCGCCGAACTGGTGGACGCGCAGTACCGCTGCTTCGACAAGGAGCTGCGCCCGGCGCTGGCGGACCAGGGCATCCGCCTGCTCCAGCGCGAGCAGTGGACGCCGGAGCAGACCGAATGGCTGCGCGCGCACTTTCGCGACGAGATCATGCCGGTGCTGTCGCCGCTGGGCCTGGACCCGGCGCATCCGTTCCCGAAGATCCTCAACAAGTCGCTCAACGTGGTGGTGCAGCTGGAGGGCCGCGACGCGTTCGGGCGCGAAGGCCACCTGGCGATCGTGCGCGCGCCGCGCTCGCTGCCGCGGATCATCCGCCTGCCCGATGCGGACGGCGACGGCGACGCCTTCCACGACTTCGTGTTCCTCAGCACGGTGCTGTCGGCGTTCGTGCACGAGCTGTTCCCGGGCATGCAGGTCAACGGCGCGCACCAGTTCCGGGTCACCCGCAACTCCGAGCTGATCGTCGACGAGGACGACATGGACAACCTCGCGCTGGCGCTGCGCGACGAGCTGCTCGGCCGCGGCTACCTGCGCGCGGTGCGGCTGGAGATCGACGAACGCTGCCCGCAGGCGGTGGTGGACACGCTGCTCGCCAACTTCGACCTGTCGGAAAGCGCGGTCTACAAGATCAACGGCCCGGTCAACCTCAACCGGGTGGTGCAGGTCTACGACATGGTGCAGCGGCCGGACCTGAAGTTCCGGCCGTTCCAGCCGCGCCTGCCGCGCGACATGGACGCGATGTTCGACCTGATCCGCCAGGGCGACGTGCTGCTGCACCACCCGTTCGACGGCTTCGCGCCGGTGCTGGAGCTGATCCGGCAGGCGGCGGAAGACCCGGACGTGCTGGCGATCAAGCAAACGCTCTACCGCACCGGCAAGGATTCGCCGATCGTCGAGCACCTGATCCAGGCCGCGCGCAACGGCAAGGACGTGACCGTGGTGGTGGAGCTGCGCGCGCGCTTCGACGAGGAAGCCAACCTGCGCCTGGCCGACCGCCTGCAGGACGCCGGCGTGCAGGTGGTGTACGGCGTGGTGGGCTACAAGACCCACGCCAAGATGCTTCTGATCGTGCGCCGCGAGGGCAGCGCGCTGCGCCGCTACGTGCACCTCGGCACCGGCAACTACCACAGCGGCACCGCGCGCGTGTACACCGACTTCGGGCTGATGACCGCCGATCCCGGCATCGGCAACGACGTGCACCTGATCTTCCAGCAGCTCTCCGGTCTGGCCGCGCCGCTGACCCTGGCGCATCTGCTGCAATCGCCGTTCACGCTGCAGCGCGGCGTGCTGGAGCGGATCGGACGCGAGGCCGCGCACGCGCGGGCCGGCCGGCCCGCGCGTCTCATCGCCAAGATGAACGCGCTCAACGAGCCGGAGGTGGTGCGCGCGCTGTACGAAGCCTCGCAGGCCGGGGTCGAGATCGACCTGATCGTGCGCGGCGCCTGCGCGCTGCGGCCAGGCATTTCGGGCGTGTCCGACAGCATCCGCGTGCGCTCGGTGGTCGGCCGCTTCCTCGAACACCACCGCGTGTGGTGGTTCGGCAACGACGGCGAGCCCGAGCTGTTCTGCTCGTCCGCCGACTGGCTGGAGCGCAACCTGCTGCGCCGCGTGGAGACCGCATTCCCGATCCTCGACCCGCAGGTCGCCGACCGCGTCCGGCGCGAAGGGCTGCTCAACTACCTGGCCGACAACCAGAACGCCTGGCAGCTGCGCGCCGACGGCCGCTACGAGAAATGCGCGCCGGGCAAGGGCGAGCCGGCGTTCTCGGCGCAGCTGGCGATGCTCGATGCGCTGGACGGCTGA
- a CDS encoding 23S rRNA (adenine(2030)-N(6))-methyltransferase RlmJ: MNYRHAFHAGNHADVLKHVVLLALCDALTAKPSPCFALDTHGGRGLYKLDGEAAQKTGEAQDGIARLQAEAPRDPAVQRYLAAVRACRAQHGAHAYPGSPWLLAHALREQDRIAACELHPEEANVLRGHFTGDARMAMHARDGYAAIKALLPPKQGATKFARGLVLIDPPYEAQLDEFDIALAALKEGLARWPQGMFALWYPIKQGRALQPFRRAAGKLPAKSALLLELLVRPDDSPLRMNGSGMLLLNPPWQFDAAMRPALDAIRAALGEPGASARVEWLRAPA, from the coding sequence ATGAACTACCGCCACGCCTTCCATGCCGGCAACCACGCGGACGTGCTCAAGCACGTCGTGCTGCTGGCGCTGTGCGACGCGCTGACCGCCAAGCCTTCGCCCTGCTTCGCGCTGGACACCCACGGCGGGCGCGGCCTGTACAAGCTGGACGGCGAGGCCGCGCAGAAAACCGGCGAGGCGCAGGACGGCATCGCCCGCCTGCAGGCCGAGGCGCCGCGCGATCCCGCCGTGCAGCGCTACCTGGCCGCGGTGCGCGCCTGCCGCGCGCAGCACGGCGCGCACGCCTACCCCGGCTCGCCCTGGCTGCTGGCGCACGCGCTGCGCGAGCAGGACCGGATCGCCGCCTGCGAGCTGCATCCGGAGGAAGCGAACGTCCTGCGCGGCCACTTTACCGGCGATGCGCGGATGGCCATGCACGCCCGCGACGGCTATGCCGCGATCAAGGCGCTGCTGCCGCCGAAACAGGGCGCAACGAAATTCGCGCGCGGGCTGGTGCTGATCGACCCGCCTTACGAGGCACAGCTGGACGAGTTCGACATCGCGCTGGCCGCGCTGAAGGAAGGCCTGGCGCGCTGGCCGCAGGGCATGTTCGCGCTGTGGTATCCGATCAAGCAGGGCCGCGCGCTGCAGCCGTTCCGCCGCGCCGCCGGGAAGCTGCCGGCGAAGTCCGCGCTGCTGCTGGAGCTGCTGGTGCGCCCCGACGACTCGCCGCTGCGCATGAACGGCAGCGGCATGCTCCTGCTCAATCCGCCGTGGCAGTTCGACGCGGCGATGCGGCCCGCGCTGGACGCGATCCGCGCTGCGCTCGGCGAGCCGGGCGCCTCCGCCCGCGTGGAATGGCTGCGCGCACCGGCCTGA
- the creB gene encoding two-component system response regulator CreB, giving the protein MPITILLAEDEAAIAETVLYALRADGFEAEHVLLGGQVLPRLARGGIDLVILDVGLPDRSGFDVCRELREASAVPVIFLTARSDEIDRVLGLELGADDYMAKPFSPRELVARVRARLRRHEGGQARQRGRFEIDAAAHRIRYAGHWLELTRYEHALLAELLRRPGAILGRAQLLDRVWADALESGERTVDTHVKTLRAKLRQLDPARDPIRTHRGLGYSIDVD; this is encoded by the coding sequence ATGCCGATCACCATCCTGTTGGCCGAGGACGAAGCCGCCATCGCCGAGACGGTGCTGTACGCGCTGCGCGCCGACGGCTTCGAGGCGGAGCACGTCCTGCTGGGCGGGCAGGTGCTGCCGCGATTGGCGCGCGGCGGCATCGACCTGGTGATCCTGGACGTCGGCCTGCCGGACCGCAGCGGCTTCGACGTCTGCCGCGAGCTGCGCGAGGCCAGCGCGGTGCCGGTGATCTTCCTGACCGCGCGCAGCGACGAGATCGACCGCGTGCTGGGGCTGGAGCTGGGCGCGGACGACTACATGGCCAAGCCCTTTTCGCCGCGCGAACTGGTGGCGCGGGTGCGCGCGCGGCTGCGCCGGCACGAGGGCGGGCAGGCGCGCCAGCGCGGCCGGTTCGAGATCGACGCCGCCGCCCATCGCATCCGCTACGCCGGCCACTGGCTGGAGCTGACCCGCTACGAGCATGCGCTGCTGGCCGAGCTGCTGCGTCGCCCCGGCGCGATCCTCGGCCGCGCGCAGCTGCTCGACCGTGTGTGGGCCGATGCGCTGGAATCCGGCGAGCGCACCGTCGATACCCACGTCAAGACGCTGCGCGCCAAGCTGCGCCAGCTCGATCCCGCGCGCGACCCGATCCGCACCCATCGCGGGCTGGGCTATTCCATCGACGTGGACTGA
- the creD gene encoding cell envelope integrity protein CreD — translation MRLAFKMAMVAVLTLAILIPLQMVRGVIHDRQQYREEAVRDIAAGFGGRQVLAGPVLVVPYEERVVDTVNGEDGSVRQVVRRKTGQWTFFPDALSIDGELKPDLRRRGLHQVRVYAWSGNAVARFDAAVPAESDGVQRSIGQPWLSVGIADVGGLDGAPQVRVNGAPVAVEQGLGHADGSGVHARLAVPAAGQRLRLDVRVALRLRGTETFAMLPLGNDNDLRLRSTWPHPKFEGRSPQQDVGDGGFRARWQIASVANNAQRRYLQEPSLAPEARLSDAARAALERGMPWTAPGDAVSVSLLDPVNPYVQADRASKYGLLFVLLTFVGFFMFELIRQVRVHPIQYLLVGMAIAIFFLLLVSLSEHIAFGLSYLLASLACIGLIGFYLSAVLRGGLRGLGFAAMLGTLYAALYGLLLSEDNALALGSGLLFAILAAIMVATRRVDWYQLASREADGGPR, via the coding sequence ATGCGACTGGCGTTCAAGATGGCGATGGTGGCGGTGCTGACGCTGGCGATCCTGATCCCGCTGCAGATGGTGCGCGGCGTGATCCACGACCGCCAGCAGTACCGCGAGGAAGCGGTGCGCGACATCGCCGCGGGCTTCGGCGGGCGGCAGGTGCTGGCCGGGCCGGTGCTGGTGGTGCCCTACGAGGAACGCGTGGTGGACACCGTCAACGGCGAGGACGGCAGCGTGCGCCAGGTCGTGCGCAGGAAGACCGGGCAGTGGACGTTCTTCCCGGACGCCCTGTCCATCGACGGCGAACTCAAGCCCGACCTGCGCCGCCGCGGCCTGCACCAGGTGCGCGTCTACGCATGGAGCGGCAACGCGGTGGCTCGCTTCGACGCGGCCGTGCCGGCCGAGTCGGACGGCGTGCAGCGCAGCATCGGCCAGCCGTGGCTGAGCGTCGGCATCGCCGACGTGGGCGGGCTGGACGGCGCGCCGCAGGTGCGGGTGAACGGCGCGCCGGTGGCGGTCGAACAGGGGCTGGGCCATGCCGACGGCTCCGGCGTGCATGCGCGGCTGGCCGTGCCGGCGGCAGGGCAGCGGCTGCGCCTGGATGTGCGCGTCGCGCTGCGCCTGCGCGGCACCGAGACCTTCGCGATGCTGCCGCTGGGCAACGACAACGACCTGCGCCTGCGGTCGACGTGGCCGCATCCGAAGTTCGAAGGCCGCTCGCCGCAGCAGGACGTCGGCGACGGCGGCTTCCGGGCGCGCTGGCAGATCGCGTCGGTAGCGAACAACGCGCAGCGCCGCTACCTGCAGGAGCCGTCGCTGGCGCCGGAGGCGCGGCTGTCCGACGCCGCGCGCGCGGCGCTGGAGCGCGGCATGCCGTGGACCGCGCCGGGCGATGCGGTCAGCGTGTCGCTGCTCGATCCGGTCAATCCCTACGTGCAGGCCGACCGCGCCAGCAAGTACGGGCTGCTGTTCGTGCTGCTGACCTTCGTCGGCTTCTTCATGTTCGAACTGATCCGGCAGGTGCGCGTGCATCCCATCCAGTACCTGCTGGTGGGCATGGCGATCGCGATCTTCTTCCTGCTGCTGGTCAGCCTGAGCGAGCACATCGCCTTCGGCCTGTCCTACCTGCTGGCGTCGCTCGCGTGCATCGGCCTGATCGGCTTCTACCTGTCGGCGGTGTTGCGCGGCGGCCTGCGCGGGCTGGGCTTCGCGGCGATGCTGGGCACGCTGTACGCCGCCCTGTACGGCCTGCTGCTGTCGGAGGACAACGCGCTGGCGCTGGGCTCGGGCCTGCTGTTCGCGATCCTGGCCGCGATCATGGTCGCCACCCGCCGGGTGGACTGGTACCAGCTGGCCTCGCGCGAAGCGGACGGCGGCCCGCGCTGA